Within Pseudomonas cichorii, the genomic segment CTGGGGTTTTTGCGTGGTTGCGGCGCTGTCCAGATAGGTCTGGCCCTGGCGCTGAAGGGCGTCGATGGCAGGAAAGTCAGCGCGCCATGGAGAAATGAGGGGCATTGTTCATCCTGCTTCGATGGAGCGGGTACAGGGTGCGAAGCCCTGTACCCGACACGGCATCAGTTATGAGCGTGCAGTGCTTCGTTCAGCTCGATGGCCGACTTGTGGGTTTTGCATTCCACTGCGCCGGTCTGCGAGTTGCGACGGAACAGCAAGTCAGTCTGGCCTGCGAGATCGCGGGCCTTGACGACTTTGACCAGCTCGTTGTTTTCATCGAGCAGAGCGACTTTGGTGCCAGCGGTGATGTACAGGCCGGCTTCGACGGTGTTGCGGTCGCCCAACGGAATGCCGATACCGGCGTTGGCACCGATCAGGCAGCCTTCGCCAACCTTGATGACGATGTTGCCGCCACCGGACAGGGTGCCCATGGTCGAGCAGCCGCCGCCCAGGTCGGAACCCTTACCGACGAAGACGCCTGCCGAAACACGGCCTTCGATCATGCCTGGCCCTTCGGTGCCGCCGTTGAAGTTGACGAAACCTTCGTGCATCACGGTGGTGCCTTCGCCCACGTAGGCGCCCAGGCGAACACGTGCGCTGTCAGCGATACGCACGCCACTCGGCACTACGTAGTCGGTCATTTTCGGGAACTTGTCCACCGAGAAGACTTCCAGCAGCTCGCCCTTCAGGCGTGCTTCGAGTTGACGCTCGGCCAGCTCGGCCAGATCCACGGCACCCTGGCTGGTCCATGCAACGTTTGGCAACAGCGGGAAGATACCGGCCAGATTCAGGCCGTGTGGCTTGGCCAGACGATGGGACAGCAGGTGCAGCTTGAGGTAGGCCTCAGGCGTAGAAGTCAGCGGCGCATCTTCTGCCAGCAGAGTGGCGACCAGCGGCTTGTGGCTTTCTGCCAGGCGAGTCAGCAGAGCCGCTTGGGTGGCATCGATGGACTTGACCGCATCGGCCAGTTTCGAGGCTTGATCGGTGTTGAACGCAATGGCCTGGTTGCCAGCGGTGTAGCCCAGAACCGGCGCGATAGCGGCAATCAGCTCAGCCGACGGGTTGATCAACGGCTGGGCGTAAAAGACTTCCAGCCACGCGCCTTGACGGTTTTGGGTGCCGACACCGAAGGCCAGGCTGAACAGGGTAGTAGACATGCAAATTCCTCTTGCCAATTAAAGGGCCATCTCAATCAGGCGATGGCCGTTGCATACAGGTCGGGTTTGAAACCAATCAGGGTTTTATCGCCAAGATCCAGCACCGGGCGCTTGATCATCGACGGTTGCGCGAGCATCAGTTCGATTGCCTTTGCCTGATCGAGATCGGCCTTCTGTCCGTCATCGAGCTTGCGAAAGGTCGTCCCCGCGCGGTTCAACACCACTTGCCAGCCGTGTTCATCGCACCACTGCGTCAGGTGCTCACGGTCAATGCCAAGGGTCTTGTAATCATGAAACTCGTAGCTCACAGCATGTTCATCGAGCCAGGTACGCGCTTTTTTCATCGTGTCGCAGGCTTTGATGCCGTATAGACAAATGCCTTTGCTGCCATCGGCGGAATTTCCCATTGCCCAAATGCCTCATGCATCCCGAAAAAACAGCCAGCGATTATGCCACGCCCAAACGCACTGTGCCCGGGCTGTCGCGATATCTGTCGGACAATCCGGGCGCAATGAGAGCGTAGCGCAGCGTCTATACCTTGGTGGCGATGACAAACTGACTGTCAGGAGGTTGCGCCTGATGCCGGTGCCGGGCTCGAAGATGCGACAGGTGCCTGGGCGCTCGCCGTACTGGCTCCAGGCAGAGGCTTCTCTTCTTCCTCTTCTCTGGTTTGTCCTGAATTCATTTCGGCGATCATTTCAAACAGGGTCTGAGAGGGCTTGGTTTTATCTTCTTTCTTGAGCGCGGCAATGCCTTCTTCGAGGTTCATGTGTTGCAGCAGCCACTCTGCCGAGCCTTTCTCTTCCGGGCTGACGTTGTTGAGGAAGGTCAGGCCTGCTTCGTAGTGTTTGGCAGGGTTGGCGGTGAAGGCGTTGGCGGCATTGCTGTCGTACAGGCCCATTGCAATGCCTTGCTGGCGACTCATGGCGCTGGTGGCGGCCTGTTGTTCTTCTTTGGTAAAGAGCCCGTCTTTATTGCTGCTGACGGCATAAAGCGAGCGCCGGTCGAGATCGCCCAGCAGGGAGTTGGTGTCGCGCCCTTCATAGCTATTACGGTCGTAAGGTGTGCCGCTGGCTTCCATTTGCGCGTATTTGTCATTCATGCGTGCGCGGGCGTCAGTGGCGACATCGGCAAAGGTCAGCCCTTTGGAACTGGTGGCCAGCCCCGGATTGGCGGGTGCCATGATCAGGGCGGAGGTGCTCATGCCGGGACGAGCCGGAAATAGTGAGCTGGCAGAAGAGGTCGTCTGGCTGAGTTGCAGGGCAACGTTGGAGAAGGTCGCTTGATCCGTCCCCTTAGGCTGTTGGGTTGTTTCTGGGGGTGTTGTGACTGAAGTTGTAAGTGCAGCGGTTTTGCTGGCAGCAGTGTTTGCAGTTTCAAGGCTGCTGTAGGTGGAAATGGCCGTGTTCGACAGCGTCGATACGAGGTTCATATGCTCTTCCATGAAGTGAGTATGCGAACTGTATCGACTTTGTAACCTGTTTCTGTAGCACACAGACTGTGTCGGAACAGGTTTATTCCATGGCACATTGCGTGCCATGGAATCGCAACACTCAGCGTGTGATAAAGGCGCGAATCCGCTCGGCGGCTTCGATGCATTCGGCCAGCGGTGCAACCAGCGCCAGGCGTACGCGGCCAGCGCCAGGGTTGACGCCATTGGCTTCGCGGGACAGGTAGGAGCCCGGCACAACCGTTACATGCTGGTCGGCGAACAGGTCGCGGCAGAATTCGGCGTCGTCCTTGCCCACGTTTGGCCACAAGTAGAAACCACCATCCGGGCGTTGGACATCCAGCACGGGGGCGAGGATTTCCAGGACTGCGTCGAACTTCTCGCGATACAGGTCGCGGTTGGCGCGTACGTGTTCTTCGTCATTCCAGGCTGCGATGCTGGCCAGTTGGGTTTGAACCGGCATGGCGCAGCCGTGGTAGGTGCGGTACAGCAGGAAAGCCTTGAGGATGTCGGCGTCACCGGCCACGAAGCCTGAACGCAGGCCTGGCAGGTTGGAGCGCTTGGACAGGCTGTGGAAGACCACGCAACGCTTGAAGTCCTGGCGGCCCAGTTCGGCGCAGGCGGTGAGCAGGCCGGGCGGCGGTGTCTGCTCGTCGAAGTACAACTCGCTGTAGCACTCGTCCGCGGCGATCACGAAATCGTATTCGTCGGCCAGGGCAATCAGCTTTTTCAGGGTCGGCAGCGGGATCAGCGCGCCGGTCGGGTTGCCGGGCGAGCACAGGAACAGGATCTGGCAGCGCTTCCAGATATCAGGTGTGACAGCGTCGAAATCGGGATTGAAACCGTTTTCGCTCAGGCAAGGCAGGTAGTGCGGCTGAGCGCCGGCCAGGAATGCTGCGCCTTCGTAGATCTGATAGAACGGGTTGGGGCTGACCACCAGGCCATCGTCGCTGCGGTTGACCACGGTCTGGGTGAAGGCAAACAGCGCTTCGCGGGTGCCGTTGACCGGCAGTACGTTGCGTGCCGGATCGATCCAGCCTTCGGGCACATTGAAACGACGGTTGCACCAGCCGGCAATGGCTTCGCGCAGGGCCGGGATACCCAGCGTCGTTGGATAGACCGCCATTTGATCGAGGTTGTCGGCCAGGGCCTTGGCGACGAACTCGGGTGAACGATGCTTCGGCTCGCCGATAGACAAGGCCACGGGGCGCTTGTCCGGGTTGGGCGTCACGCTGCCGAGCAGGGCGCGAAGCTTCTCGAACGGGTAAGGCTGAAGCTGTTGCATGGCGTTGTTCATGATGCTGGGTCCTCAATGGCTGAGCGCCGAGTCGATTCGTTAGATACTGATCCGCAAACTGCTGTCCGGCTCGGAATTGACACTCAATTGCTTGGCGATGGCTTCCTGCAGGCGGCTGCATAACTGAGGATCAGACAGTGGTTGATTGTTGGCGTCGGTGATGAAAAACACGTCTTCCACTCGCTCTCCCAGGGTCGCGATCTTGGCGTTTTGCAGGGACAGGTCGAACTCCAGAAAAATCTTGCCGATGCGTGCCAGCAGTCCTGGGCGGTCGGGGGCCAGCAGTTCCAGCACGGTCACCGGGCGTTGAGCATCGTTGTGGATGGTCACCTGGGGCGCGAAGGCAAAATGCTTGAGCTGGCGCGGTACGCGACGCTTGATGATGGTCGGGTAGTTGTCCGGGGTGCGCAGCGCTTCGGTCAGGCCGTCACGGATTTGCCGGGTTCGCTCGGGATTGTCGCCGATTGAACCGCCATCGTTGTCCAGCACGATATAGGTATCGAGGGTGAACTGGCTGCTGGACGTAATGATGCGGGCGTCATGGATGTTCAGGTTCAACTGGTCCATCGCGGCCACGGTCACAGCGAAGAAGTCATGCTGGTCCGGTGCGTAGATGAAAATCTGGGTGCCGCCCTCGAACTCGCGCTGGGTGGTTTCCTTGATCAGCACCAACGGGCCGCCATCGGCAGGCTGCTGCAGGATGGCATCGCTGTGCCAGGCCACATCGCCAGCGGTATGGCGCAGGAAGTAATCGTCACCCAGGGCTGACCAGAGCTGTTCCACATCGTCCGGGTCGATGCCGTTGCGCACCAGGATGTCCAGGGCGGCAATCTGCGTACGACGAATCTGTTCTTCGCGGTCGACCGGGTTTTCCAGTCCGCGGCGCAAGGCCCGCTTGGTTTCGGTATACAACTGGCGCAGCAGGCTGGCGCGCCAGGAGTTCCAGAGCGTCGGGTTGGTTGCGTTGATGTCGGCGACGGTCAGTACATAGAGGTAATCCAGATGCACCTCGTCGCCGACGAACTGCGC encodes:
- a CDS encoding ArsC family reductase is translated as MGNSADGSKGICLYGIKACDTMKKARTWLDEHAVSYEFHDYKTLGIDREHLTQWCDEHGWQVVLNRAGTTFRKLDDGQKADLDQAKAIELMLAQPSMIKRPVLDLGDKTLIGFKPDLYATAIA
- the dapC gene encoding succinyldiaminopimelate transaminase, whose translation is MNNAMQQLQPYPFEKLRALLGSVTPNPDKRPVALSIGEPKHRSPEFVAKALADNLDQMAVYPTTLGIPALREAIAGWCNRRFNVPEGWIDPARNVLPVNGTREALFAFTQTVVNRSDDGLVVSPNPFYQIYEGAAFLAGAQPHYLPCLSENGFNPDFDAVTPDIWKRCQILFLCSPGNPTGALIPLPTLKKLIALADEYDFVIAADECYSELYFDEQTPPPGLLTACAELGRQDFKRCVVFHSLSKRSNLPGLRSGFVAGDADILKAFLLYRTYHGCAMPVQTQLASIAAWNDEEHVRANRDLYREKFDAVLEILAPVLDVQRPDGGFYLWPNVGKDDAEFCRDLFADQHVTVVPGSYLSREANGVNPGAGRVRLALVAPLAECIEAAERIRAFITR
- the dapD gene encoding 2,3,4,5-tetrahydropyridine-2,6-dicarboxylate N-succinyltransferase, encoding MSTTLFSLAFGVGTQNRQGAWLEVFYAQPLINPSAELIAAIAPVLGYTAGNQAIAFNTDQASKLADAVKSIDATQAALLTRLAESHKPLVATLLAEDAPLTSTPEAYLKLHLLSHRLAKPHGLNLAGIFPLLPNVAWTSQGAVDLAELAERQLEARLKGELLEVFSVDKFPKMTDYVVPSGVRIADSARVRLGAYVGEGTTVMHEGFVNFNGGTEGPGMIEGRVSAGVFVGKGSDLGGGCSTMGTLSGGGNIVIKVGEGCLIGANAGIGIPLGDRNTVEAGLYITAGTKVALLDENNELVKVVKARDLAGQTDLLFRRNSQTGAVECKTHKSAIELNEALHAHN